Proteins encoded together in one Longimicrobium sp. window:
- a CDS encoding secondary thiamine-phosphate synthase enzyme YjbQ, producing MEEIRVRTGDRNALVEITGQVKAAVRRTGVREGIVVVQSLHTTAALTVNENADPDVVHDVLRKMDEIVPATEPYYRHAEGNSDSHVKTSLFGPSLTLIVHDGRPLLGRWQGIYLCEWDGPRERTVAVQVIAAAG from the coding sequence ATGGAAGAGATCCGCGTCCGCACCGGCGACCGCAACGCGCTGGTCGAGATCACCGGGCAGGTGAAAGCAGCCGTTCGCCGCACCGGCGTGCGCGAGGGGATCGTCGTCGTGCAGAGCCTCCACACGACCGCCGCCCTGACCGTCAACGAGAACGCCGACCCCGACGTGGTGCACGACGTCCTGCGCAAGATGGACGAGATCGTCCCCGCCACCGAGCCGTACTACCGACACGCGGAGGGGAACAGCGACAGCCACGTAAAGACCTCCCTCTTCGGCCCGTCGCTGACCCTGATCGTCCACGACGGCCGCCCCCTCCTCGGCCGCTGGCAGGGCATCTACCTGTGCGAGTGGGACGGGCCGCGCGAGAGGACCGTGGCCGTGCAGGTGATAGCTGCAGCGGGCTGA
- a CDS encoding OmpA family protein, which produces MHTTRGAPTVHTGINYWPGLIDMLTSMLMFFLLIYFVEHNFSSASAELAVARQKQARFVAVLHEEFAHEIRNGQVADTAVLNLLQLRFGDGVLFEPGRYELHPRGAALLRRLAIVFQRVDVAAAGPLYQQIQVEGHTDDLPFRRSSYPHDNWELSTARAMSVMKFLTRGARPLEERRMSVNGYAQNRPVSKRRNRNRRIEIRIYFSGQRSGTDSPAEAR; this is translated from the coding sequence ATGCATACCACGCGCGGCGCACCGACTGTCCATACCGGCATAAATTACTGGCCGGGGCTGATCGACATGCTCACCTCCATGTTGATGTTCTTTCTGCTCATCTACTTCGTGGAGCACAACTTCAGCTCGGCTAGCGCCGAGCTGGCCGTCGCCCGGCAAAAACAGGCACGGTTCGTTGCCGTGCTCCACGAGGAGTTCGCGCATGAGATCCGCAATGGGCAGGTGGCGGACACCGCCGTGCTGAACCTGTTGCAGCTGCGCTTCGGCGACGGGGTACTGTTCGAGCCGGGCCGATACGAGCTGCATCCCCGCGGAGCGGCACTGTTGCGGCGGTTGGCCATTGTGTTCCAGCGGGTGGACGTGGCGGCGGCGGGGCCGCTGTACCAGCAGATCCAGGTGGAAGGGCACACCGACGACCTTCCCTTTCGACGCTCCTCGTACCCGCACGACAACTGGGAGCTTTCCACCGCGCGCGCCATGTCGGTGATGAAGTTTCTGACACGTGGCGCGCGCCCGCTGGAGGAGCGCCGCATGTCCGTGAACGGGTATGCCCAGAACCGGCCCGTTAGCAAGCGGCGCAACCGGAACCGCCGGATCGAGATCCGGATCTACTTTTCCGGGCAGCGGTCGGGAACCGACTCACCGGCAGAAGCTCGGTGA
- a CDS encoding Fic family protein, whose amino-acid sequence MSFNRDEPFNDLPPLPPNAELETRAVLKQLIRSRTALADLKGAGSLIPNQAILIQTLGVQEARSSSEIENVVTTSDQLYRALADAPRVADAATKEVLFYTDALWFGFQAIRDQGRPLTTRLFEEMVGIIKQSDVGVRRVPGTKLANPAGDVIYTPPEGESRLRDLLKNLEEFLYTEDELDPLVRMAVIHYQFEAIHPFTDGNGRTGRIANILFLVERGLLDTPVLYLSRFILERKREYYQGLRDVTEAGGWESWILYMLEAVEKTARHTEGRIRAIQSLMEHWIERVRRERPSVYSRELLEIVFQRPYAKIRFVEEAGIATRQTASKYLQSLVDLGLLRAVASGREVYFLNDPLLHVLVE is encoded by the coding sequence ATGAGTTTCAACCGCGACGAGCCTTTCAACGACCTTCCCCCGCTCCCGCCCAATGCGGAGCTGGAAACCAGGGCCGTGCTCAAGCAGTTGATCCGCTCGCGAACAGCGCTCGCCGATCTGAAAGGCGCTGGCTCACTGATCCCGAACCAGGCGATCCTGATCCAGACCCTCGGGGTGCAGGAAGCGCGGAGTTCCAGCGAGATCGAGAACGTAGTCACCACCAGCGACCAGCTTTATCGCGCCCTCGCTGACGCTCCGCGAGTCGCGGACGCCGCGACGAAAGAAGTGTTGTTTTACACGGACGCACTCTGGTTCGGCTTCCAGGCTATCCGAGATCAGGGAAGGCCACTCACCACCCGTCTGTTCGAGGAGATGGTGGGGATCATCAAACAGAGCGATGTCGGTGTAAGGCGCGTTCCCGGAACGAAGCTCGCCAATCCTGCGGGTGACGTCATCTACACGCCCCCAGAGGGCGAATCGCGCCTGCGGGATCTACTGAAGAACCTCGAGGAGTTCCTTTACACGGAGGATGAACTGGACCCGCTCGTCCGGATGGCGGTGATACACTACCAGTTCGAGGCAATCCATCCCTTTACGGATGGGAACGGCCGCACCGGGCGGATCGCAAACATACTGTTTCTTGTAGAACGCGGGCTGCTGGACACTCCGGTGCTCTACCTCTCCAGGTTCATTCTGGAGCGGAAGCGTGAGTACTATCAGGGTCTCCGGGACGTCACTGAAGCGGGCGGTTGGGAGTCGTGGATCCTGTACATGCTCGAAGCGGTGGAAAAAACGGCGCGACACACGGAAGGACGTATACGCGCGATCCAATCGCTCATGGAACACTGGATAGAGCGCGTTCGCCGTGAGCGCCCGTCGGTGTATTCACGCGAGCTTCTGGAGATCGTTTTTCAGCGTCCATACGCCAAGATCCGTTTCGTCGAAGAAGCAGGGATTGCGACGCGGCAAACGGCATCCAAATACCTGCAGTCGCTCGTTGATCTTGGATTACTGCGGGCAGTTGCGAGCGGAAGAGAGGTGTACTTCTTGAACGACCCGCTTCTGCACGTACTTGTTGAATAG
- the speY gene encoding deoxyhypusine synthase, with protein sequence MSKSKFLSGKRIEPTRIGPGLSVSELVDGTFQAYNAARLREGCHLLTKKMLDDDVTVGLTMTGALTPAGLGMSSVIPLIEAGFVDWIISTGANLYHDTHFGIGLELRQGSAQISDTVLREEEVVRIYDIFFDYSVLLDTDAFFRQIITGPEFQRPMSSAEFHYLCGKYVAAREEELGIGRKSLLAAAYEHAVPIYTSSPGDSSIGMNVAAKALQGNKLMFDVNADVNETASIVLDAKRGGGKSAIWILGGGSPKNFALQTEPQIQEVMGIDERGHDYFLQITDARPDTGGLSGATPAEAVSWGKIDPDRLPDAVVCYIDSTVALPILAAYALDQHAPRTPKRLFDRREEMMQRIRDEYQKSSRNEAAQETAREHAVHEGSMLDRDR encoded by the coding sequence ATGTCGAAGAGCAAGTTCCTGAGCGGCAAGCGCATCGAGCCCACGCGGATCGGGCCGGGGCTGAGCGTGTCCGAGCTGGTGGACGGGACGTTCCAGGCGTACAACGCGGCGCGTCTCAGAGAAGGGTGCCACCTCCTCACGAAGAAGATGCTGGACGACGACGTCACCGTCGGGCTGACGATGACGGGGGCGCTGACGCCGGCGGGGCTCGGGATGAGCTCCGTGATCCCGCTGATCGAGGCCGGGTTCGTCGACTGGATCATCTCCACCGGCGCCAACCTGTACCACGACACGCACTTCGGCATCGGGCTGGAGCTGCGTCAGGGAAGCGCGCAGATCTCCGACACCGTGCTGCGCGAGGAGGAGGTCGTACGCATCTACGACATCTTCTTCGACTACTCGGTGCTGCTGGACACCGACGCCTTCTTCCGCCAGATCATCACCGGCCCCGAGTTCCAGCGCCCCATGTCGTCGGCCGAGTTCCACTACCTGTGCGGAAAGTACGTCGCCGCGCGCGAGGAGGAGCTGGGGATCGGGCGCAAGTCGCTGCTGGCGGCGGCGTACGAGCACGCGGTGCCCATCTACACCTCGTCCCCGGGCGATTCGTCGATCGGGATGAACGTGGCGGCCAAGGCGCTGCAGGGAAACAAGCTGATGTTCGACGTGAACGCGGACGTCAACGAGACCGCGTCCATCGTGCTGGACGCCAAGCGCGGCGGCGGCAAGTCGGCGATCTGGATCCTGGGCGGCGGGAGTCCCAAGAACTTCGCTCTGCAGACGGAGCCGCAGATCCAGGAGGTGATGGGGATCGACGAGCGCGGCCACGACTACTTCCTCCAGATCACCGACGCGCGCCCCGACACCGGCGGCCTCTCCGGCGCCACCCCCGCCGAGGCCGTGTCCTGGGGCAAGATCGACCCCGACCGCCTTCCCGACGCGGTCGTGTGCTACATCGACTCCACGGTGGCGCTCCCCATCCTGGCCGCATACGCGCTCGACCAGCACGCGCCGCGCACCCCCAAGCGCCTCTTCGACCGCCGCGAGGAGATGATGCAGCGCATTCGCGACGAGTACCAAAAGTCCTCGCGCAACGAGGCCGCCCAGGAGACCGCGCGCGAGCACGCCGTGCACGAAGGCAGCATGCTGGACCGGGACCGGTAG
- a CDS encoding histidine kinase, translated as MTDALSAGSDRRRWTLYAAAWLPMLAAYFGAIMAGGGDALGSFTLALSNTVPAALAGIGVVYACAAIPWGSRGSGAFLGIHAVLAIAFSLAWCGLMLALRTVVDSLWAWRARVATLTFEELRWQLGAGVLLYVTIAAVRYVGEVGERLRVQEARAARAEALHARAEMQALRAQINPHFMFNTLHSLLELVSAGDGRAEEAIERFGALLHRTCDVRRSAADDVPLTEEIQLVRDYLWIEQLRLGARLHAEIEVDDDALRCTVPSFVLQPLVENAVKHAASMRVAPTSIRIRAARDGGQLLLSVEDDGAGAILEQVERAPGAGLRLVRGRLEARYGDAGQMRITTAPGAGFRVALALPAGAPALAMAGQR; from the coding sequence ATGACCGACGCACTTTCCGCCGGCTCCGACCGGCGCCGCTGGACGCTGTACGCGGCGGCGTGGCTCCCCATGCTCGCCGCGTACTTCGGCGCCATCATGGCCGGCGGCGGCGACGCGCTGGGAAGCTTCACGCTGGCCCTGAGCAACACCGTTCCGGCCGCGCTGGCCGGCATCGGCGTGGTGTACGCGTGCGCGGCGATCCCCTGGGGCAGCCGCGGATCGGGCGCGTTCCTGGGGATCCACGCCGTGCTCGCCATCGCCTTCTCGCTGGCGTGGTGCGGCCTGATGCTGGCCCTGCGCACGGTCGTGGACTCGCTTTGGGCGTGGCGCGCGCGGGTGGCCACGCTCACCTTCGAGGAGCTCCGCTGGCAGCTGGGCGCCGGCGTGCTGCTGTACGTGACCATCGCGGCCGTGCGCTACGTCGGCGAGGTCGGCGAGCGCCTTCGCGTACAGGAGGCGCGCGCCGCGCGGGCCGAGGCGCTGCACGCGCGCGCGGAGATGCAGGCCCTGCGCGCGCAGATCAATCCGCACTTCATGTTCAACACGCTGCACTCCCTGCTGGAGCTGGTGAGCGCGGGCGACGGGCGGGCCGAGGAGGCCATCGAACGCTTCGGCGCGCTGCTGCACCGCACCTGCGACGTCCGCCGCAGCGCCGCCGACGACGTGCCGCTGACCGAGGAGATCCAGCTCGTGCGCGACTACCTGTGGATCGAGCAGCTTCGCCTGGGCGCGCGCCTGCACGCGGAGATCGAGGTGGATGACGACGCCCTGCGGTGCACCGTGCCCTCCTTCGTGCTGCAGCCGCTGGTGGAGAACGCGGTGAAGCACGCCGCGTCGATGCGCGTGGCGCCCACCTCCATCCGCATACGCGCGGCGCGGGACGGCGGCCAGCTTCTGCTGTCGGTGGAGGATGACGGGGCGGGCGCCATCCTGGAGCAGGTGGAGCGGGCGCCGGGCGCGGGGCTGCGGCTGGTGCGCGGGCGGTTGGAGGCGCGCTACGGCGATGCGGGGCAGATGCGGATCACCACGGCGCCGGGCGCGGGGTTCCGCGTGGCGCTCGCGCTCCCGGCCGGCGCGCCCGCTCTGGCGATGGCGGGGCAGCGATGA
- a CDS encoding MaoC/PaaZ C-terminal domain-containing protein has protein sequence MPILSSASQLGSALRLAVRGLMARNEPELPLEAPRRKPAVERTGVFADAASVERYLRATEGADIAAFKGDGAPLPPLFPTTWETERCLELFAGLDRPLPVGGVVHLESEILCLRPIRLDDTVRCRVELERAEQVSRGLRLTVTARNWTATGQLCSQSTAIFLARTRAPRQPRTGDPPRRDPAAEGPQTWEPLASWVLGGGAGRRHARASGDYNPIHLWGWTARPFGFKRPILHGFCTAAMAAHALVEGPLGGDPTALRRMRIAFRAPLPLPAHARLWVGEAEGQRWFRVTDDPGDTLFAQGTWAGTVRADPS, from the coding sequence ATGCCGATCTTGAGCTCTGCTTCCCAACTCGGCTCGGCGCTGCGGCTGGCCGTGCGCGGGTTGATGGCGCGCAACGAACCGGAGCTGCCGCTGGAGGCGCCGCGCCGCAAACCGGCCGTGGAGCGCACCGGGGTGTTTGCGGATGCGGCGTCGGTGGAGCGCTACCTCCGCGCCACCGAGGGAGCGGACATCGCCGCGTTCAAGGGCGATGGCGCGCCGCTTCCCCCGCTCTTCCCCACGACCTGGGAGACGGAGCGGTGCCTGGAGCTCTTCGCCGGGTTGGACCGACCGCTCCCGGTGGGCGGCGTGGTGCACCTGGAGAGCGAGATCCTCTGCCTGCGCCCCATCCGCCTTGACGACACGGTGCGCTGCCGCGTGGAGCTGGAGCGCGCCGAGCAGGTGAGCCGTGGGCTACGGCTGACGGTAACCGCGCGCAACTGGACAGCCACCGGCCAGCTATGCTCCCAGAGCACCGCCATCTTCCTGGCCCGCACGCGCGCGCCGCGGCAACCCCGCACCGGCGACCCGCCCCGGCGCGACCCCGCGGCGGAGGGGCCGCAGACGTGGGAGCCGCTCGCGAGCTGGGTGCTGGGCGGCGGTGCCGGCCGGCGGCACGCGCGCGCCTCGGGCGACTACAACCCGATCCACCTCTGGGGGTGGACGGCGCGGCCGTTCGGCTTCAAGCGCCCCATCCTGCACGGCTTCTGCACGGCGGCGATGGCGGCGCACGCCCTCGTCGAAGGTCCGCTGGGCGGCGACCCCACCGCGCTCCGCCGCATGCGCATCGCCTTCCGCGCCCCGCTCCCGCTCCCGGCCCACGCCCGCCTCTGGGTGGGCGAAGCCGAAGGCCAGCGCTGGTTCCGTGTCACCGACGACCCCGGCGACACGCTCTTCGCGCAGGGTACCTGGGCGGGCACCGTCCGCGCTGATCCGTCCTGA
- a CDS encoding CHAT domain-containing protein, translating into MSDKIKVLFLAADPFRDRAKLELEAEMRAIRRALMRGKAHDTLEMESHFGTRTRDLQAALLDYRPDIVHFSGHGGKGGVLYLSDAAGNPTAVDKAALGKLFDLLDGGVRVVVLNACHTHSIVEVLRDIVDYAIGTNHAITDEAAFTFSQAFYTALGSGAGVQQAFDLAVNQMELDGSEEAAVPVLRKQFGADRRPLLDAPPAPAPQSAGGQHNKIGRIVASNDIGFNAGGRSGAPGGQANEIGHLSARDVKFNG; encoded by the coding sequence ATGTCCGACAAGATCAAAGTGCTGTTCCTGGCCGCCGACCCGTTCCGCGACCGCGCAAAGCTGGAGCTGGAAGCGGAGATGCGCGCGATCCGGCGCGCGCTGATGCGTGGGAAGGCACACGATACCCTGGAAATGGAGTCTCACTTCGGCACGCGCACGCGCGACCTGCAGGCTGCCCTGCTGGACTACCGACCCGACATCGTCCACTTCTCGGGGCACGGCGGCAAAGGTGGCGTCCTCTACCTGAGCGACGCGGCGGGGAATCCCACGGCGGTGGACAAGGCGGCGCTGGGCAAGCTGTTCGACCTGCTGGACGGCGGGGTGCGCGTCGTGGTCCTGAACGCCTGCCACACGCATTCCATCGTCGAGGTGCTGCGCGACATCGTGGACTACGCGATCGGCACCAACCACGCCATCACCGACGAGGCCGCCTTCACCTTCTCACAGGCCTTCTACACCGCGTTGGGGTCCGGCGCCGGAGTGCAGCAGGCGTTCGACCTCGCGGTGAACCAGATGGAGCTGGACGGCAGCGAAGAGGCGGCGGTGCCGGTGCTGCGCAAGCAGTTCGGCGCGGACCGGCGGCCGCTGCTGGACGCGCCACCCGCCCCCGCCCCACAGTCGGCCGGTGGACAGCACAACAAGATCGGCCGGATCGTGGCCAGCAACGACATCGGATTCAACGCGGGAGGACGCTCAGGAGCCCCGGGAGGGCAGGCGAACGAGATCGGGCACCTTTCCGCGCGCGACGTGAAATTCAACGGCTGA
- a CDS encoding amidohydrolase: protein MATTEHDLLIRTRRDLHRHPELGFQEHRTAGIVAERLHAAGYEVKTGVAETGVVGTLRGGAGEGPTLLLRADMDALPIEEECAHDFISTHAGVMHACGHDAHVAIGLAVAERLARTRDEWGGTVRYVFQPAEEGGGGALRMVEEGVLEGVDAALGLHVWLGMESGVVGVVPGPFMASAGSFEITLRGRGGHGALPHETIDAVMVGSQVVVALQSIVSRNVSPLDSAVVSVGTFQAGTAQNVIADTARLTGTVRAFDVDACAELPRRIERVVAGVCSALGAEYSFDYVQDTPPTINDPALAEAVRLAAEEAVGAGRVRTDPDVRTMASEDFGEFLLRVPGCYFFVGARNEARGAVHPHHSPRFDLCEDALPVAVDVLERAARRVLSAPSPRPPPPPAGAQGG from the coding sequence ATGGCCACCACAGAGCACGACCTCCTCATCCGCACCCGGCGCGACCTTCACCGGCACCCGGAGCTCGGCTTCCAGGAGCATCGCACGGCCGGGATCGTCGCGGAGCGTCTGCACGCCGCGGGCTACGAGGTGAAGACCGGAGTAGCCGAGACGGGCGTGGTCGGCACGCTGCGCGGGGGCGCGGGCGAGGGGCCCACGCTCCTGCTGCGCGCGGACATGGACGCGCTCCCCATCGAGGAGGAGTGCGCGCACGACTTCATCTCTACGCACGCGGGGGTAATGCACGCATGCGGGCACGATGCGCACGTCGCCATTGGGCTGGCCGTGGCGGAGAGGCTGGCGCGCACGCGCGACGAGTGGGGCGGCACCGTGCGCTACGTCTTCCAGCCCGCCGAGGAGGGAGGCGGCGGCGCGCTGCGGATGGTGGAGGAGGGGGTGCTGGAGGGGGTGGACGCCGCGCTGGGGCTGCACGTCTGGCTGGGGATGGAGAGCGGCGTTGTGGGCGTGGTGCCGGGGCCGTTCATGGCGTCGGCGGGGTCGTTCGAGATCACCCTCCGCGGGCGCGGCGGGCACGGCGCCCTCCCGCACGAGACGATCGACGCCGTGATGGTGGGGAGCCAGGTGGTCGTCGCGCTGCAGAGCATCGTATCGCGCAACGTGTCGCCGCTCGATTCGGCGGTGGTGTCGGTGGGGACCTTCCAGGCCGGCACCGCGCAGAACGTGATCGCGGACACGGCGCGCCTCACCGGCACCGTGCGCGCCTTCGACGTGGACGCCTGCGCCGAGCTTCCGCGCCGCATCGAGCGCGTGGTGGCCGGCGTCTGCTCCGCACTGGGCGCGGAGTACAGCTTCGACTACGTGCAGGACACCCCGCCCACCATCAACGACCCCGCGCTCGCCGAAGCCGTGCGTCTCGCCGCCGAGGAGGCGGTCGGCGCCGGGCGCGTGCGCACCGACCCGGACGTGCGCACGATGGCCTCGGAGGACTTCGGCGAGTTCCTGCTGCGCGTGCCCGGCTGCTACTTCTTCGTGGGCGCGCGCAACGAGGCGCGCGGCGCCGTCCACCCGCACCACTCCCCCCGCTTCGACCTCTGCGAGGATGCGCTGCCCGTGGCGGTGGACGTGCTGGAGCGCGCGGCGCGGCGGGTGTTGAGTGCCCCCTCCCCCCGGCCCCCTCCCCCGCCTGCGGGGGCGCAGGGCGGGTGA
- a CDS encoding TIGR00730 family Rossman fold protein, giving the protein MAQVNQDNPTLNRAARTGTPTEDERLLESPAQAPARAGDFVHTDPWRVFRIMGEFVEGFDALANLGPAVTIFGSARVKPDHEQYALARETARLLGEASFTIITGGGPGIMEAANAGARDAKVMSVGCNIELPFEQHVNPYVDVAINFRYFFVRKTMFVKYAEAFVIFPGGFGTLDELFEALTLIQTRKVRDFPVILFGRSYWQGLLDWIHGTLLAEGKISPDDLKLMVVTDSPEEVARIIVDCHERNCAAAEEKSVREEVGVRSGPGG; this is encoded by the coding sequence ATGGCCCAGGTCAACCAGGACAACCCCACGCTCAACCGCGCGGCGCGCACCGGCACCCCCACCGAGGACGAGCGGCTGCTGGAGTCGCCCGCCCAGGCGCCGGCGCGGGCGGGCGACTTCGTGCACACGGATCCGTGGCGGGTGTTCCGCATCATGGGCGAGTTCGTGGAGGGGTTCGACGCGCTGGCCAACCTGGGCCCCGCCGTCACCATCTTCGGCAGCGCGCGGGTGAAGCCGGACCACGAGCAGTACGCGCTGGCCCGGGAGACGGCGCGGCTGCTGGGCGAGGCGAGCTTCACCATCATCACCGGCGGCGGGCCGGGGATCATGGAGGCGGCCAACGCCGGGGCGCGCGACGCGAAGGTGATGTCGGTGGGGTGCAACATCGAGCTCCCCTTCGAGCAGCACGTGAACCCGTACGTGGACGTTGCCATCAACTTCCGCTACTTCTTCGTCCGCAAGACGATGTTCGTCAAGTACGCGGAGGCGTTCGTCATCTTCCCTGGCGGCTTCGGCACGCTGGACGAGCTGTTCGAGGCGCTGACTCTGATCCAGACCCGCAAGGTCCGCGATTTCCCGGTGATCCTCTTCGGCCGCTCCTACTGGCAGGGTCTTCTCGATTGGATCCACGGGACCCTCCTCGCCGAGGGCAAGATCTCGCCCGACGACCTCAAGCTGATGGTCGTCACCGACTCGCCCGAAGAGGTCGCGCGCATCATCGTCGACTGCCACGAACGCAACTGCGCGGCCGCGGAGGAGAAGAGCGTGCGGGAGGAGGTTGGGGTGAGGAGCGGGCCCGGCGGTTGA
- a CDS encoding S41 family peptidase, whose protein sequence is MMHTRSRLLIPLLLIPALASDTLAQGRPEVAGNWLVRVEAPQPLTAVLSMDERGGVLTPGAFSWSQTVVPASATRTDSGFVARGTARGGEFALDVAVRGDSLRGTWSGAGQAPVAATGLRLTREALAPLTGTAVFDSVVAVLGRSFYDPGYNGADWNQLVAEARPGAAAARTDPEAYEVIAGLLRALRTSHLNFVPSVRLTRPLGPSTAAAPAPAARPSVSWRVLSPSLGYLRIESFNPSGAALVPEVARMDSAFAAMAALPAIVIDLRGNEGGSVDLAYRLGQHLNATPVPAGYFVVRNGYDSRGMRTAGALDAAKVPALPTDGSVPGERLAEAVAAAGGAAMLYIGGGLERPYAGRVAVLTDKGTGSAAEAVAAVLQEARGAVVVGERTAGAMLSSADVVVAPGWRLRFPAMDYRTAAGRRLEGNGVEPNVAAPPADEAALFRAAAQALRVPSP, encoded by the coding sequence ATGATGCACACCCGCAGCCGTCTCCTGATTCCCCTGCTCCTGATCCCGGCACTCGCGTCCGACACCCTTGCCCAGGGGCGGCCGGAGGTCGCCGGCAACTGGCTGGTGCGCGTGGAGGCGCCGCAGCCGCTCACGGCGGTGCTGTCGATGGACGAGCGCGGCGGCGTGCTCACGCCCGGCGCCTTCTCCTGGTCGCAGACCGTGGTGCCCGCCTCGGCCACGCGGACGGACTCGGGGTTCGTGGCCCGCGGGACGGCGCGCGGCGGCGAGTTCGCGCTGGACGTGGCGGTTCGCGGCGATTCGCTGCGGGGCACCTGGAGCGGCGCCGGCCAGGCGCCCGTGGCCGCAACGGGCTTGCGCCTGACGCGCGAGGCGCTGGCGCCGTTGACCGGGACGGCGGTGTTCGACAGTGTTGTGGCGGTGCTCGGACGCAGCTTCTACGATCCCGGGTACAACGGCGCAGACTGGAACCAGCTCGTGGCCGAGGCACGCCCGGGCGCCGCCGCCGCCCGCACCGACCCCGAGGCGTACGAGGTCATCGCCGGGCTGCTTCGCGCGCTGCGCACCTCGCACCTGAATTTCGTCCCCTCCGTCCGCCTGACGCGGCCATTGGGGCCGAGCACGGCGGCCGCACCCGCGCCGGCGGCCAGGCCATCCGTGAGCTGGCGGGTACTTTCGCCGTCGCTGGGCTACCTCCGCATCGAGAGCTTCAACCCGTCCGGGGCGGCGCTGGTGCCCGAGGTGGCGCGGATGGACAGCGCGTTCGCCGCGATGGCGGCGCTGCCGGCCATCGTTATCGACCTCCGCGGAAACGAGGGCGGCTCCGTGGACCTGGCCTACCGCCTGGGGCAGCACCTGAACGCGACCCCCGTGCCCGCCGGCTACTTCGTCGTCCGCAACGGGTACGACAGCCGGGGGATGCGCACCGCGGGCGCACTGGATGCCGCGAAGGTGCCCGCGCTCCCCACCGACGGCTCGGTGCCCGGCGAAAGGCTGGCAGAGGCGGTGGCGGCGGCAGGCGGTGCCGCGATGCTGTACATCGGCGGCGGGCTCGAGCGGCCGTACGCGGGTCGCGTGGCCGTGCTGACCGACAAGGGCACGGGGAGCGCCGCGGAGGCGGTGGCCGCCGTGCTCCAGGAAGCGCGCGGCGCCGTCGTCGTGGGCGAGCGCACGGCGGGCGCCATGCTCTCCTCCGCCGACGTGGTGGTGGCGCCCGGGTGGCGGCTTCGTTTTCCCGCGATGGACTACCGCACCGCCGCCGGCCGCCGCCTGGAAGGCAACGGTGTGGAGCCCAACGTCGCGGCTCCCCCGGCGGACGAGGCGGCGCTGTTCCGAGCCGCCGCTCAGGCCCTGCGCGTACCCTCCCCCTGA
- a CDS encoding LytTR family DNA-binding domain-containing protein, translating into MSAMALRTVVAEDEPLARQRLRRFVERDPRLLLVGEAESGMAAVELIDRLAPDVVFLDVQMPECTGLEVLERAAHRPAPVFTTAYPEYALRAFEVEAYDYLVKPFGWTRFQAAVDRVARRLSAPSAPAPAPEPYLERLFVRRKGEMVPVSMRDVHRIEGAGDYVTLCTGAGQVLADISLNELERRLDPASFRRVHRAHIVNLDHVSAIRPYDERRLSVRFSDGSEVVASRAGSQSLREMVR; encoded by the coding sequence ATGAGCGCGATGGCGCTGCGTACCGTAGTGGCGGAGGATGAGCCGCTGGCCCGGCAGCGGCTGCGGCGCTTCGTGGAACGCGATCCGCGCCTGCTGCTGGTGGGCGAGGCGGAGAGCGGGATGGCGGCCGTGGAGCTGATCGATCGCCTGGCGCCCGACGTGGTGTTCCTGGACGTGCAGATGCCGGAGTGCACCGGGCTGGAGGTGCTGGAGCGCGCCGCGCACCGCCCCGCGCCGGTGTTCACCACCGCGTACCCGGAGTATGCCCTGCGCGCCTTCGAGGTGGAAGCGTACGACTACCTGGTGAAGCCGTTCGGATGGACGCGCTTCCAGGCCGCTGTGGACCGCGTGGCGCGCCGCCTGTCTGCCCCGTCTGCGCCCGCCCCCGCGCCGGAGCCGTACCTGGAGCGGCTGTTCGTGCGTCGAAAGGGCGAGATGGTGCCCGTGAGCATGCGCGACGTGCATCGCATCGAGGGCGCGGGCGACTACGTGACCCTGTGCACCGGCGCCGGCCAGGTGCTGGCCGACATCAGCCTGAACGAGCTGGAGCGCCGCCTGGACCCGGCATCCTTCCGGCGCGTGCACCGGGCGCACATCGTGAACCTGGACCACGTCTCCGCCATCCGCCCTTACGACGAGCGGCGCCTCTCCGTCCGCTTCTCCGACGGCTCGGAGGTGGTCGCCAGCCGTGCCGGCTCCCAGTCGCTGCGCGAGATGGTGCGCTGA